GCACATCTACCGCCGTTTCCAGGCGGAATCCTCTTCCGGGGTTATAGAGCCCGTTCTCACCGTGCAAGTCATCCACACAGATTCCGCGAAACTCAACAGTTCGCTGGGAGTCAGCACAACCGCTTGCCGCCAAGGCAAACAAGGCAGCCATCACACTGCCATACATCCAATTCTTCTTCATAGTAATATTTTGTTTGCCGGCAAATATATAACAAATCAAGATACGACACCCCGTCGGAAGTCATTTCGCACAGTAAAGTATCAGTTTGAGATAAAAAATGCAAAAGTATTGGTTAATGCTAAGATTGTATTTGTCCCGCCAACGGAATAGCCCTACCTTTGCCATATAAATAGAATGATACATGAAAAGACAAAATTGGTTATTACTACTCATGCTCCTGTTGATTCCGGCAGAAAGCATTCTGGCTAAAAAGAAAACTGAAAAGAATGACAGGGAAATCTGGTGCGAAGTAATGTACCGAATGGCCGCTCCCGTACTTAGCAATATGAGTGAGGGCTTGCTGAAACAAAATATGCTCGTCGAATTGAGCCCGACCTGGGACGGACGCAATAAAGACGTGACTTATATGGAATGTTTCGGACGATTAATGGCAGGACTGGCTCCCTGGCTGTCATTAGCGGACGATGACACGTCGGAAGGAATCCAGCGCAAGCAACTCCGCGAATGGGCATTGAAAAGTTACGCCAATGCAGTGGACCCTCAAAATCCGGATTACCTGTTGTGGCGTCAGGAAGGACAGACATTGGTAGATGCCGCTTATATTGCGGAAAGTTTCCTGAGAGGTTACGATGCCTTGTGGATGCCTTTGGACAGCCTGACCAAGCAACGTTATATTACAGAATTCACACTACTCAGACGAGTAGACCCTTCCTATAGCAACTGGTTATTGTTCAGCGCTACCGTCGAATCGTTTCTTCGAAAGGCGGGAGCGCCCAGCGACACCTATCGTATCAGTTCCTCTTTGCGCAAAATAGAAGAATGGTACGTAGGTGACGGCTGGTATTCGGACGGTCCCCACTTCGCTTTCGACTATTACAATAGCTTCGTGATACACCCTATGTACATAGAAGCACTGGAAATCATCACCGAAGCAGGCAAACATAAAAAGATATGGAACATGCCCGGCTGCGACTACCACAAGGCGATAGCACGTGCGCAACGATTCGGAATGATTCTCGAACGTCTCATTTCCCCCGAAGGCACACTGCCGGTTGTCGGCCGCTCCATCACTTACCGCACAGGTTCTTTGCAGACATTAGCCCTGCTCGCCTGGCGCAACTGGCTTCCCGAAGAATTATCAAACGGGCAGGTACGTGCCGGCATGACGGCTGTCATCAAACGAATGTTTGGCAACAATCGCAATTTCAACGAGAAAGATTTCCTCACGCTAGGCTTCAACGGTTCACAACCCGGCATCTCGGATTATTATACCAATAATGGAAGCCTATATATGGCATCACTTGCTTTCCTGCCGTTAGGTCTTCCCGCAGACGATCCCTTTTGGACAGATGCTTCACAACCCTGGACTTCCAAGAAAGCGTGGGATGGAGACGATTTTCCGAGAGATCATTCTTATCAGGAAGAGTAAGGAATAATCAATACTAAATAATAGTTTCCAGCCGCACTGGAAACTATTATCCATTCGCACTGGAAAGAAGAATATCTGTATGCGGAGCCAACTCTTGACTTTTCCTTTTTATTTCGTATCTCTGAAAAAAAGTATTAATATCTGCTAATATTATATTTGCCTCTCCTTCAAAATAGGCTTACCTTTGCTTGTCGTTAGTTATGACCTCTCATTAAACAACGAATAAAACATTAACCATATAAATAAAAATATCATGAATAGACAGACTCTCTTAACACTACTTACTACATTTGCTTTACTCTTCAGTCTCAGCTTCTCCTGCAATGCCAAAGGAAAAGACAAAGCCAAACACGTTGTTTTTATCGGATTGGATGGCTGGGGTGCATATAGCCTACCCAAAGCAGACATGCCCAATGTCAAAAAACTAATGGAAGACGGCTCCTACACATTAAAGAAACGCTCGGCACTTCCTTCTTCCAGCGCCATCAACTGGGCATCCATGTTTATGGGAGCCGGACCGGAACTCCACGGATACACCGAATGGGGATCTAAAACCCCGGAACTTCCGTCACGTGTATTGAACAAGAACGGAATCTTCCCTACTGTCTTCCAATTGCTGCGCGACGCCCGCCCGGAAGCGGAAATCGGCTGTCTCTATGAATGGGAAGGAATCAAATACTTAGTGGATACCCTTTCTATGAGTTATCATTATCATGTTGCCGATTGCAACAAGACTCCCAAAGAATTAGGCAATATGGCATCCGCCTATATAAAGGAGAAACATCCGGCTCTCGTTGCCATCTGCTACGACGGTCCCGACCATACCGGACACACTGAAGGACATGACACTCCCGCCTATTATGAGAAACTCAAAGAGTTGGATACCTATGTCGGACAAATTGTCCAAGCTGTAAAAGACGCTGGAATCCTTGATGATACTATTTTTATATTAACTTCCGACCACGGCGGCATTGACAAAGGTCATGGCGGCAAAACCATGCAGGAAATGGAAACTGCTTTCATCATTTCCGGCAAGAATATCAAAAAAGGACTTCGTTTTGATGACGTGAGTATGATGCAATATGACGTAGCTTCTACCATAGCATCTATTTTCAACCTTGAGCAACCACAAGTCTGGATAGGCAGACCGATGAAGATGGTTTTCAAATAGTCACTTTAAGATTATATACTGGAAAGGGAAAAGGAGAAGTTGGAAACCAAACTGACTTCTCCTTTTATTATTTTGCTCCTCAAACATCCTTAACTTTGCCTCATTATTCAATTATGAATAAGCCTGAACGTATTCAGACACCCGCAAATGAAGAAACAAGCCGTTCTCTTTTGGAGCATCATACTATGTAATTTTATACTTCTTCACGCTCAAACGGATGAAGTCGCTTCTGCCCAGCATCTCATCCTGGGGCAGAATGCTTCAGGA
The DNA window shown above is from Bacteroides faecium and carries:
- a CDS encoding DUF2264 domain-containing protein, translating into MKRQNWLLLLMLLLIPAESILAKKKTEKNDREIWCEVMYRMAAPVLSNMSEGLLKQNMLVELSPTWDGRNKDVTYMECFGRLMAGLAPWLSLADDDTSEGIQRKQLREWALKSYANAVDPQNPDYLLWRQEGQTLVDAAYIAESFLRGYDALWMPLDSLTKQRYITEFTLLRRVDPSYSNWLLFSATVESFLRKAGAPSDTYRISSSLRKIEEWYVGDGWYSDGPHFAFDYYNSFVIHPMYIEALEIITEAGKHKKIWNMPGCDYHKAIARAQRFGMILERLISPEGTLPVVGRSITYRTGSLQTLALLAWRNWLPEELSNGQVRAGMTAVIKRMFGNNRNFNEKDFLTLGFNGSQPGISDYYTNNGSLYMASLAFLPLGLPADDPFWTDASQPWTSKKAWDGDDFPRDHSYQEE
- a CDS encoding alkaline phosphatase, which gives rise to MNRQTLLTLLTTFALLFSLSFSCNAKGKDKAKHVVFIGLDGWGAYSLPKADMPNVKKLMEDGSYTLKKRSALPSSSAINWASMFMGAGPELHGYTEWGSKTPELPSRVLNKNGIFPTVFQLLRDARPEAEIGCLYEWEGIKYLVDTLSMSYHYHVADCNKTPKELGNMASAYIKEKHPALVAICYDGPDHTGHTEGHDTPAYYEKLKELDTYVGQIVQAVKDAGILDDTIFILTSDHGGIDKGHGGKTMQEMETAFIISGKNIKKGLRFDDVSMMQYDVASTIASIFNLEQPQVWIGRPMKMVFK